Proteins from a genomic interval of Xiphophorus maculatus strain JP 163 A chromosome 7, X_maculatus-5.0-male, whole genome shotgun sequence:
- the LOC102233496 gene encoding twist-related protein 2, producing MEEGSSSPVSPVDSLVTSEEEPERQQKRFSRKRRHSKKSGEDSSGSSPGPGPVKRGKKPSPSSSQSYEELQNQRVLANVRERQRTQSLNEAFASLRKIIPTLPSDKLSKIQTLKLASRYIDFLCQVLQSDEMDSKMSSCSYVAHERLSYAFSVWRMEGAWSMSASH from the coding sequence ATGGAAGAGGGCTCCAGCTCCCCGGTCTCCCCTGTGGATAGTCTGGTGACGAGCGAGGAGGAGCCGGAGCGGCAGCAGAAGCGCTTctccaggaagaggaggcacagCAAGAAGTCCGGAGAGGACAGCAGCGGGAGCAGCCCCGGTCCCGGGCCGGTGAAGCGGGGCAAGAAGCCCAGCCCGAGCAGCAGCCAGTCGTACGAGGAGCTGCAGAACCAGCGGGTCCTGGCGAACGTGCGGGAGCGCCAGCGGACTCAGTCTCTGAACGAGGCCTTCGCGTCTCTGCGCAAAATTATCCCCACGCTGCCGTCGGACAAACTGAGCAAGATCCAGACTCTGAAGCTGGCCTCCAGGTACATAGACTTCCTGTGCCAGGTGCTGCAGAGCGACGAGATGGACAGCAAGATGTCCAGCTGCAGCTACGTAGCGCACGAGAGACTCAGTTACGCGTTCTCGGTGTGGAGGATGGAGGGCGCCTGGTCCATGTCAGCATCCCACTAG